One Oharaeibacter diazotrophicus DNA segment encodes these proteins:
- a CDS encoding aldo/keto reductase has protein sequence MTALETAPLGRTGLVVGRVGFGAAPLGDFFARLDEATAIATVSAAVEAGITLFDVAPHYGNGLAEHRVGTALRAVPRDRFVLSTKIGRVMEPAAAAGAPAAPPPRGFVGGLPHRPRFDYSYDGVMRSFEQSLLRLATDRIDILLIHDVDDWTHGPEGAEARYREVMDGGLRALDELRRAGVVRAVGLGLDDHVWCERFLRDGDFDVFLLAGRYSLLEQPGGETLLPLAAARGVGVILGGVFNSGILATGPVPGARYNYEPAPPDVLARVGRIAAVCADHGVALSHAALRFALAHPAVAAVVLGAVTPAEIARNLSAAAAPIPATLWADLRASGLIAEDAPTP, from the coding sequence GTGACGGCTCTCGAAACCGCCCCGCTCGGCCGCACCGGCCTCGTGGTCGGCCGGGTCGGCTTCGGCGCCGCCCCGCTCGGCGACTTCTTCGCCCGGCTCGACGAGGCGACTGCGATCGCCACCGTCTCGGCCGCGGTCGAGGCCGGCATCACCCTGTTCGACGTCGCGCCGCACTACGGCAACGGCCTCGCCGAGCACCGCGTCGGCACGGCGCTCCGCGCCGTCCCGCGCGATCGCTTCGTGCTCTCCACCAAGATCGGCCGGGTGATGGAGCCGGCCGCCGCCGCGGGTGCGCCGGCGGCCCCTCCGCCGCGCGGCTTCGTCGGCGGCCTGCCGCACCGGCCGCGCTTCGACTATTCCTACGACGGCGTGATGCGCTCGTTCGAGCAGTCGCTGCTCCGGCTCGCCACCGACCGGATCGACATCCTGCTGATCCACGACGTCGACGACTGGACCCACGGCCCGGAGGGCGCCGAGGCGCGCTACCGCGAGGTCATGGACGGCGGCCTCCGTGCCCTCGACGAACTGCGCCGTGCCGGCGTCGTCCGCGCCGTCGGCCTCGGCCTCGACGACCACGTCTGGTGCGAGCGCTTCCTGCGCGACGGCGACTTCGACGTCTTCCTGCTCGCCGGTCGCTATTCGCTCCTGGAGCAGCCGGGCGGCGAGACGCTGCTGCCGCTCGCCGCGGCACGGGGCGTCGGCGTGATCCTCGGCGGGGTGTTCAACTCCGGCATCCTCGCCACCGGCCCGGTTCCGGGCGCGCGCTACAACTACGAGCCCGCGCCGCCGGACGTGCTCGCCCGCGTCGGCCGGATCGCCGCCGTCTGTGCCGACCACGGCGTCGCGCTGTCGCACGCCGCCCTGCGCTTCGCCCTCGCCCACCCGGCCGTCGCCGCCGTCGTGCTCGGCGCCGTCACCCCGGCGGAGATCGCCCGCAACCTCTCCGCCGCCGCCGCGCCGATCCCCGCCACGCTCTGGGCGGACCTGCGCGCGAGCGGACTGATCGCGGAGGACGCGCCGACGCCGTGA
- a CDS encoding type II toxin-antitoxin system RelE/ParE family toxin produces the protein MHGVVLTSTFERQAKALGLDDEELLDIVSLIAADPEGGDLMPGTGGARKMRHAGRGHGKRGGYRTIHYFGGDDVPLFLLSVIDKGRRSDLSAAEKNQLAAILPRIAAAYRRRQ, from the coding sequence ATGCACGGGGTAGTCCTCACGTCGACATTCGAGCGGCAGGCGAAAGCTCTCGGGCTCGATGACGAGGAATTGCTCGACATCGTGTCCCTCATAGCCGCCGACCCGGAGGGCGGCGACCTGATGCCGGGAACCGGCGGAGCGCGCAAGATGCGCCACGCCGGGCGAGGCCACGGGAAACGTGGGGGCTATCGGACGATCCACTACTTCGGCGGTGACGATGTTCCGTTATTTCTGTTGTCGGTGATCGACAAGGGCCGACGTTCCGATCTGTCGGCTGCCGAGAAGAACCAACTCGCCGCGATCCTGCCGCGGATCGCGGCCGCTTACAGGAGACGGCAATGA